A window of Dermacentor andersoni chromosome 4, qqDerAnde1_hic_scaffold, whole genome shotgun sequence genomic DNA:
GCCCAGTGTTATTTCCACATTGTGTAATTCTGGTTTTGAAGTAATGACGTTTAGCACATTTATGGTAGCTGCAAGAGCTTTAGAATATTTTTTTAACGTGGCCGCAATGTGTTATTGAATGGCTGAGCTTCGACCTTCTTACGAAGGTCAACTTCTTTTATTACTATGGaccgcatttttctttcttttctaggtAGACTAGATGTTACGGTGCctacgcaatatatatatatatatatatatatatatatatatatatatatatatatatatatatataccacgaggaagaaaagaaaatcgaCACCTTTGTTGGGTCTTTCATTTCACCGTTTTGTTTGCCTTACGCCTTTTTCTGACGCCTTTTGCAGAAGTGCCAAGCTTCACACCAGAGGTTTACTTTCGCCGGCGAAAGGCCGGGGTAACATTGGCTTTTCATATCGACTTTCGCTCACTCGATACTATATCATTGTTCAGCTTCCATTCAATTCGATACATCTCTCATTCTTTAACGCTTAACGAACGAGACAAAAGATAAGGATGATTTATAGTAATACGGCTGCTGCGCTTAAAAGAAACGCTAAAATGGCCAGGAAGGCCTCTCTCTCCGACTGCCCAGAGTTACTCCTGTTGTTGCTCGGCAATGGCAAGCGGTGCCACGCTGCGCGTCATAACCTTTCTGGTAGGTTCCTTGAAATTCTTCATGTCAGTAGGGGGATGTGCAGTTGGGTTACTTGGTATTTCGTCTTAGTGAAACTTGGGTGCCTGgaacgccaaaaaagaaaaaaaaaagactcgtaCAGACGCATAGAGCCCTTACATGTGCCTTCGATTTTCGTTTTCCTTCGTCTCCATAGTGTTTCATACAAGTATTAACTATAGTGTTATCCGTTTTACGCAACACTCTTCAGCAGGCTGAGCTTCCGTTTTATGTGGGTGATGTCATCCGGAATTTGTTACGCTGCAAAAAATTAGCGACATCAACTTTTTTGCATGTCTGGAAACAGTTATGAACTCCTCAGATGACGGGCTTCGTTTTTCGTTAGCGTTAATCGTCTGTCTAGCTCTTTCGAATAATAGGTTAATAAGCATAATTTTTCTAATTAGGTGTATAATTATTACATCGAATTATTTGAAAACGTGCCTATGCctctgcgatgaaaacaagctCGAAGAAACCGCCTAATTACCGTGTGCTCACTTTTTTGAAAGAATTTTGAATGAGTTTTCTGAAACACCCAGTGTTCTAGTGTTCTAAGGAACTGAATTAGTTGCTCGCCTTTCTCGATTTATCTTAGGATCCTTGAATCTGTTCGAGCCGGTCACTTAGTGTCACGCGAGTGCGCAGCAGCGTAAGTTCTACAGTTTCCACGAATTGACGCCTTTGTGTGCCATTGCGCACAAATAATGCAAATATCACGCACTCCCGAAGAGCAGTGGACGAAGGACCCAGTTGAGCGAACCTGACATCTGCTCTGATTGAGGTTAATGTGGCACACTTGGAATTGCCTCAAAAGTTTCGGCTGTAGCGAGGTCTTGTTTGCGAGGCAGTAAGAAGGTGAATAAAAATATTTCAGCGCTGTGCTAAGGCCTCGGAAAGTAGCAAGCAGTTGTTCTGTTTCCCCCACTTGCAGTACAAACCCCACATGGTGATCTTGAAGACCGAGTCCGGGGACCGTCTAGGCGGACTATTGGGTGACGTACTAGACGCCCTGTCGCTGTCCCTGCGCTTCAAGTAAGTGCCATATTTTGAAAGTTAACTTCAACAATCCGTTTGTACCAGATATTTTCTAAAAAACTTCCCGTTTTTTTTCAACCTCCCTCTTGAAACGTGCATAATAGCGAAGACGCGTCATGTAATAGGCGGCAGCAGTACAAGCGTGCTTGTATCAAACGCCTAATTTTCTCGTGGTAACATCGTTCTTTCGTACATTAAAAAACTTCTGTACATGAAAATTAAAGCCCTGAAAACGTACATTGTCGGGCCTGAAATTTTAAATGCGCACGCGTTTACTGTGATACCGCGCGGTAACTGGAATAGTTGTGTACAGATGCAAAATATTATTCAAAATATTTCAAGCAGGTTCAAACCTCCTTGAGTATGTGATAACACCTGTTGACGTGTCGAACAATTATCCGTCCCATGTCGTACATGCTTCGTGCAGTACCAGGATCTTGACGCGAGGCAACTCTTCTTCgtcggttgtggttgggagtAGCTTTGACGAgagcttattcagcactaattgtAATGGCTTCGTGccctgcatgtgatgtctgcggcGGCAAAGAGAACATAGACCACCTATTGCGCCACTGCTTTAGATTTGACATACAAAGAGAACTAATGTCCAGTGCGTAAGGGCGCATACACTGCTGGAACACTGTCCCCATTAATCATCGGTCCAGAAGGCAGTGTAAAGCCGTTTTAATTTGCTTTTTTGAAAATGACAGGATTGTGCGAGCGCCTTTAATTTCGTGATGGTGTCAGTGCACGTGCACACAATTCACTTCTCtcccctctctcttctttctattccACCTTTGCTTCCCCCTGTGTAGAGTAGCCAACTAGATgattttctggttaacatcccggcGTTCTttcttctcccatacttctcttgttggagaagtatgggagaggcctttgccctgcagtgggcttaaccaggctgatgatgatgatgattatgatgatgatgatgatgatgatgttctttcttccttttctgtcTCTCAAAACAAAGAGATTTGTCACTCTGTGTGTCCGCTTTCCAACAGCTACAGCCTTCAGCTGGCAGCTGACCGGGCGCTGGGGAATCTGCTTCCCAACGGCACAGCCACGGGACTAATCGGCCGGCTCCAGCGAGATGTGAGTGAGAAAGGCTCCGCGTCTCCCCACCTTGCGCCAGTCACACAAGCGTCCGTCTTGCCGGAGACACTGCGCATGTGCGACAGCGAGTGGGGAGCTATTCAGATGCTGACGGTATACCGACACGCAGCTATAGACCTGGAGTAAAGAAAGGGACGGCTCTGCTGCCCGAGAGAAAGCAGAGCCCTTTTGGTCATAATTTGCGTTACATAAGCTTTGAGACGATCttacctttcccttatgacttagctctctctctcttgagatgCTCTGGACAAAATGCCGGCACTTTAGTTACGACACTTACAGCTTCTAGAATTGATGCTTTTGGTATCTTATGTGGCAACTTATTGTCAAGAGTCGTAATCGAGTACTACAAGCACAAACGTCGCTGAGTCTTTAGGGCCTGCTTTACATAATCTTCATAGGGCTCCGGGTGCCTTAAAACGAGGGAAATCGGTTTCTCCACAGCTTTCCCTCCAGAATGCGGGCGGGTCTGGAACTTGACTTTTTGTCGATGCCTGTTCAGAATAAAAATGTCTAAAGCTTGAGCACTTGACATATTACATTCAGTTTGTATTTGATATCGAGGTGCCCTATTGCATATGTGACAAAGCTGAATATTCCTGAAAATTTACTTCGGTTTGTGTACTAATGAAAACTTTTATACTTGTCGCAAGCATTCCTCATCACAAACGTAAGATGGTTACTTAAATGATTGGTGAAGCACGTTCGAGCAGCCTCCGTCGGCACTTGCTTGCAGCCATCCGCGAAGCACGTGTTCCGGAAACTTGCATGTAGCTCAAAGGCCTCTAGCCTTTACACGAACGCAAAGTGCGAACATAACTTCACGGGCCGACTCGATCCACTTTTGTCGTGTTCACTGAGACGCTTTACGAGCTCTGTTGCAATAGTCGGCGTGTACGCGCGAGTGCAGGAGGCCGACGTGGCCATGGCAATGATGGTTCCGTCGAACGAGCGCAACCGGGCGGCGCGGTACACGGCCGCCGTCTACTCGGACGAGATCACCATCCTGGCGGCCGTGCCGACGGACGGCGGGGCAGCGGGATCCTTTGGATTCCTCCGGGCATTCGACATGTCCGTGAGTGGATTACTGCATTCTTTCTGAGCCGTCCTCGAACGGCGTCATGCTGTTTATAAAGGCGTGGCCGCTCCCTCAAACCACACAACTTGAGCGCTTTGATCGAGCCTCCGTCATAAAGGTGACGGCGACGGTTGCTGTATGATGGCGACAGCACGACGGCCAAAACCACGAAAACGGCAACATATCGACGAAGATAAAATATGACGTCCACACTTCGTCGACGGCCAATTAAGACAGCGATTGCTAAGGATTCTCAGAATAACGTGCGGCCTTTAAACGCTTTGATGGGTCGTAGGCTCACGTATACTATTCGCATAGATCGAGTAAATGGACTGAACGAATCACTGCACGGAGTCATAAAGGTCTCGGGCGGTAGGAGGCAGTGTGGGCATGATGTCTGAAAGACTATAACATGAATAAGTGGTTCTCGATGACATACTGAGCATTGTTAGTAGCGCAACACTTCGATATAAGTGTATATGGCAGTAAGAGTGAAGTTTTTATTTCCCTCGGTCTTCCCGATGTACTCAGTGGACAAATAAATAAACTTCAAGTAATTTTTTTCCTACCTTTTTACCAAAACAAGTTGGATTGGGAGACCTGAGACCTTCAATTTGATAATTCCTAAGGCAATGTAGCCTTTTCGAGGTTATAATCTTTACAGGCTATAGCTGTCTTAGCGAATATCTGAGTGTGTTTTCGGGCTAAGTGGTCAGCGAACCGAGGCAATTTGGTTCTCTTCGGCAGCCATCTATTCCGGTGTCACGTCGAGGGAAGGCAGGCAAAGGAAATGTATACATTTGTTCGCCACTTCATTAAGTTCTCAGCGCGCAACTTCTCCGTATTTTGCATAGCTCAGTGGCACGTGTGTCGCAGGTGTGGCTGTGCCTGATGGCGTCCCTGATCGTGTGCTGCATCTTCGTGGCCGCAGCCGACAACGAGCGGCGAGCTCAAGGCTTCCTACGGCGCTGGACGCACCATTTCTTGTGCCTCCTGGGCAACCTCCTGCAGCAAGGTGCGCGCAATGCGACGTACTCTAGTGAACAAAAAACCGAACTTACTCAATGCACTTGGatacccacgtatggggagtttgtTGCTGACGACACAAAAATTTCATCGGACTggagaggtatacagcttcgctgtgaaaactccccatgcgtgggcggATGCCGGAGATAATGCAATATAGGCCCGATccgcgcggaggtgaagcaggcgttaagcactccccccaTACGTTGGTCGAtcccgacgatagtgcaatgccgggctcacctgcggaggaggtgaagcaggcgtgaagcactccccataggtgggccgatctcgaagatagtgaactgccgggccgacccgcggcggaggtgcagttcgccattaatgggcctacatacacagcttcgctggtcatccttcacagaatagaagggcactgagattttttaatCCTTCGGTGGGCTCGTTCGTTCTGCCGGTTACGCCAAGgctgacgctcaacgcaggaacgggcgcctaagagctgggcTCCAAGAGGCTTAGGCAGGTGCAGTGCGAGTCACACTTAACTGAGTGGGCAGCCGTTCGATTTGCTCGCCATGCTGCGCAAAATAAGGTTGAGGCAGACATTGCAATAAGACCACGCATGGTCGTCCCGCATGCTTCGTCCATGCGTTCTATCACTTTCTTGATTTTTAGAAGTAGTTACAGATCTCCAGAAATCAAAGGGGGTGACTATACAGACGAAGTTTTCTGAAACATTGCGTGCCGTGCATAGTGTAATAAAAGCGGGATATCAAAAGAACTTGTTTTGACGCACTTCCAGTGCTACGTGCGAACTCGAAACACTGGTAGAACCTTGCACACAGTATGACAGTTTGCCGCATGGCCCTTGCAGGGGGCTCTGGAGGCGAGGATGTCCGCGGCCAGCGATACCTGGCGGTGCGGTCGCTGCGCGTGGTGTGGTGGCTGTCGGCGTTGGTGCTGGCATACGCGATGGCGGGCCAGATGAAGGCCTGTCTCTCCGTCCGCTCCGAGGCCTCGCGCATCGAGAGTCTCGATGACTTGGCTCACAGGCCTCACGTGCGGCCCTTGCTCTTCACGAACAGTATTCTGGTGGACATGCTCAGCGTAAGAGGACTTCTTTCCTCCCTGAATGACGTACATCTGCCTCACACAGCTGAGGCTTGCACACTCTTCTCTCGTGTTTTTTGGTTGCGTAATTAATACGTCTTAACATGTTTAcagcggtggcacacggaaacaAACTTAAGGCGAAAAATTCGTGGTTTACGGCTATAATTGCCTGGAAAGCAGAGCGAAAGAACTAAACACAACGGGGTGATCCAGTCTGTCGTTACATTAACTTTTTCCCTGAGGAACTGCAGTCATGAAATAAGCTGACATCTGTTGTCGTGAATACAAGTGATACAGCAAGTTCTTGTCGTTGCTTGACAAACATTTAGATAAGGTATATGCCATGAGTGTTATATATGTTTCTCGTGAACCTAATGTCAGTTTTGTTTGTGCATTCGACGGCATATCTCTTTGTGTAAAAACATCTTATGTTTCATACATATGCAATGTTGCATCTCTTATTCCCTCCCCGTAACGACCCTCAAGAAGGCTGgcagtatttctgaaatgaataaataaataagttatccTATACCTCCATATCAGCACGCTCTATGAACACTTGCACGTTTTTAAAGCTAACTTTTATTGCGATATATGAGAGTTACAATTGAGAAAGTCATGACGTGGACGCCGCATGTAAAACGCTTAGCTTGACACAATCGAAATACTTAGGACTTAACTCCACGCTAAACGCTAAACTCGACGACGAACAGCTCGACTCTTTTGCAAACGCTTTTCGCATCATTTGCGGTGGAGTGTGCAAATGCTCTGTTGAGTCTGTAGTGCGACTAGAGGATGCGCCTTTAGGAGGCCTGCTTCGGCATAATCTGCTGGCCCCTCAGAACCTGTGACAAGAACTAGTGGGAAAATATTACAGGGCTCACAAGCCAAAGTGTTATGGATTTATCTTGGACTTAACCTGGAACACCTTAAAGAAGGAATGCTGCAGCAGACGCCTCTCGTCCCGATTACTTCAACTACTAGAGCTACTTGTGGTTCGTATCGATATGTCCCAAGAGCACCAGATCGTCCCGCTGCAAGCGCTATATTAGTTGTGCGGTGAAAGGCTTCCTCACTATGAGAGCTCTTCAGCTTCTTCTTCACCCTCATTTAAATGTTCTCCCTGGACCATCCCTGTGACAGTGTAAGGTATAAAGGGAAAAGCTAACCCCCACTTGCCAGATTTAAATGGGCCCTAAACCACTTTTTACCGAAGTTGAGAAATGCATCTGAAGTTAAAGCAggccatttcagaaatactttgccgtaaaaagtacttcaatgcctTCAGCCGAAGCTgaattattggcaatcaaacaccccCGTCGTGGTGCTTCCGCTtcttcttcaatgacttgcattcccaaggctacggcggagcggagCGTGCAACACAACGCTCCGCCTCCTGAACGCTACCGTAGGACACAGTTCTAATTTGATTTTTACATGTTCACGACTCGCCAAACGCGGTTACTCTCAGGGAgtcgcagtgcgctcagccagcggACTCGTCACGGCACCCCACGGCGAccgtggtatctacgctacgtagcagaccgcagctacacgcaactgtagtgcgtatgcgcagcatttgctttgtgcacgacggggcttgagtgcgcgctcgcgctcatatgctcccgtctggccgtgctacgtgaTGTGGACCGGCGTTATCCCACACCAGCTTGACCGGCCGGTAGTAGCCACAtacaacttgcgcattttgaggCGCTCTCAATAGCTCAGTACGAACGAAGTCGTCTAACCATGAGTGGCCAGCAGTGAGGGTGCGCTGGCAAACGTGCGTGTGGTCTGATCGTAAGCTTCGCGTGGTTGTCGAAACTAGCGAGACCCGACGACTGTGACATCGatatgcagggtggccaaagttccCACGCGGGCGGCCGCGGCCGTGCTTGAGCAGACAGTAGTCGGCTTCTTCCGAAGTACGGAATTATTATAGAAATTCGAAAGAAGATTTTAATGAACTGCGGCAGTAactatacacagtaacagtaggaagaaacgCATTTGTCCAAATACTTGGGTACTAGCTGTCGCATACGGAAATCATTTTCATTACcgaataaagcgtccagaagaaaAGTGAGGACCGGGCTTCTAGTGCAAAGAGAGCGCTGGAGAATAAAGGTGACTTTCGCGTTGCGCTTGGGAGCTCCATcgccgcgcacgactgcaaaattttaCTGAGACGTTCGCAGCAGCGTGTGCTATCCGCGGACTATGTTTTTCACCAAAGCCCGAGCACATCTCAAGATGCCGCGACTGTACCGATCAAACACATAAAATTACGGGAGTTTACGTGCCCTAATCACGATCTGATGATCATGCCGATCGCGCTGTGACGTCCGCTTTTTCTGCAAAAGGCCCCTGGGTTGCATATAGTATGAACGAACAATTTCGCATGGCTTAGCCATAAGACGTCTACCACTGTCACGGAGCTCGATGGAGTGCTTGCTGCTTTCGTTCATGTTTTCGAAAAGCCAGCGAATTGATGAGTTATCTTCCCTTACTCACGCGCAGCTCTTTTCTACTTATATATTCGCCACAGGCAAGAGAAGGACTCGTTCGAGATATTAATTGTGTGCATACAGAGGCATGTAGGCTGAACCACCATGCTTCACTGGTTGCCAGCCCACTGCGGCATGGCAGGCAAAGTTGAAGTGGTGCACGGCAACTTATCACAGCTGGTGTGCGTGCTCTTCTCTAAACAGGACGAATCAGCCCTGGTGAGTGCTCTCTGGTGGCGCTCTCAACGTGTTCAGATGCAATAGATGCACAgatacaaaaaaaagagagagagaaaggaacttAAGTTGCTATCTAGGGTAAATACGACAGGAATACGTTTggattacgtcgcacctctttgaggtcccggttccatgatttaaaccgcgttcagcACACTGCGAAGTGTTCTTCGGGAGCTCACTCGAAACGCGTTCTGCCTCATCGAGGAGCGAAGTCCGACACTGACCATGGTGCGGTAATCTACGTTATGCGAAACATGTACCAGGtacctggctatccagcattgtttgtCGTTCGCAAATCCATACCAGCTGTACCAACGTGTTCCTGTAAACTGAGTATTTATTCGTGTCGGACGACAGCAGCACGACGTCCACCACATTGCAGACGATCGTATGACGGCAATGGCATGATTTCTACGCCGGCCGTTCGACGCGAGCGTACAGCATTACGATTGTTGGGTTCTGCATAGTTGGCGGACGAGCGCAAGCGATAGAAAGATGGATTGTGACGTCATCGGCCGCTATGTGTTATATGCAATCGTACGTACACATGGCTATTTCATGTGGTGCATGTTAAAACGACGACGGCATCTGTATTTCGGCGAAAAAATGTTAGAAGTTCATTAACTTGAGCGATCGTGGAGTCTGTACATCACTCAGTTTCTACGTAGCGTAAGCTGCCACGAGGAAAGTGCCGGGGAAAATGGGCCAgccccggagatagtgcagtctaacagGGCGCCTCAAAGCGCGTGCTGTTGCAAGGAAAGAAGACCACAAAGTGGCACGAGGTTCGCGCGCCGAGTGTTTCAAAGGGCTGGTTGGCTTTGGAACGAGGGAAGCGTGCGGGTGACCGTGGCCTCATCACGTGAGCAATGTAATACTCGCAGCACGTACAATTTGCGAACGAGGGACAAGTTGCAAATTGTGATGCGTGCGAGTATAGATAGATTGAAGCCTTTAAAACGCTCGGAGCAGTCCCGCACTGTGGCAATTTTTCCGCGCCATTAGTGCTCACTGTCTTTACAATGATCTCTAGATACACCCAAGTAGTTAACTGGCGTAGTGACTCAAGACATGTTTGCGAAAATACAGGGTTTTATAAGCCAGTACCTATGCCGGAATCCCAAGCCCTTTCCCCAGTTTATAGCGCTACCGCTGACTCTACAAAGATGTTTTGCTATGTTCACAACTCTATGAAAACTTTCTTGGTTCGCACAGAATACagcaatatcgtcagcgtagCGTATACTCCAGTAGCGTGCAGCCTCGAACGCTGGTGCTGTTGATTACGGTTGGACAAAATGGCTCAATGTACAAGCAAAGAAGTAGTGACGAGAGGGGACATCACTAGCGCACAGAGCGTTGCTCGTTGATTCGCTCTCCCACCATTTTATTAACAATAATCTACGTTGTGCAACCTCTGGACGCCATGGCAACACCATCTCTTATAATAGATCCGACATTTACTTGCTGCAAAATGCACAACATACATCCTGAGGCACTCAATGAAATGCTTTTTCTAAGTGGAGTTCTATAATTCAGAAATCATCGTTATCATTCAGACTTCAAAGTGATAACATTAAAAAATTGCATCACATTTTTGCTGTTTTGGTCCGAGGATCCAAGTGGGAAAGAACTAAACGAACAAGTATTTTTAGGCGTGTCCGTCTAGGAGGACTTGGCCTGTCACATCTGTATCTGAGACAGCTGGTGAATCGCTTTATGTTTTTGCGGAATGTTATTCACCCCTTTTTACGAACTGTGTGCCAAGTGAGATTAGGTAGATATGTCCAAGGCTTATGTAGACGGAGTGTCGGCCAGCTACAATTTCTGCGTATA
This region includes:
- the LOC126538251 gene encoding probable glutamate receptor is translated as MVILKTESGDRLGGLLGDVLDALSLSLRFNYSLQLAADRALGNLLPNGTATGLIGRLQRDEADVAMAMMVPSNERNRAARYTAAVYSDEITILAAVPTDGGAAGSFGFLRAFDMSVWLCLMASLIVCCIFVAAADNERRAQGFLRRWTHHFLCLLGNLLQQGGSGGEDVRGQRYLAVRSLRVVWWLSALVLAYAMAGQMKACLSVRSEASRIESLDDLAHRPHVRPLLFTNSILVDMLSGVAVRSASGLVTAPHGDRGIYAT